The sequence TGCCACCGGAGGTTTAAACCCATCTACATGCACTGCCATGAACAATGAAGAGTCGCTCAGTGACAATGATTCATCTAAACTGATTAAATACTTCCCTAAATGCAGCGTTTTACCATTTTTTAAGGGATCAAAAATTACGATTTGATTTTCTACCTTCCAGAGTGGAGCTTGATGTTTATACTCGTACTATATACACTtgtactatacacacacacacacacacacactaatgccaAGTACTCACAGAAGCAGAGGAAGAGTGTGTCCACACACATGGCATAAACGCTGAAAAACCCATGTGCAATGAGGTAGGATCCCACCAACACAGTCTGGAGAGAAAAATTCAATAAAAGGTGTTCAAAGGtgtgggtttttattttaaaaaggtgaCCGAGTTATTCAACAAAGATGTATTGATAAAAATCAGtgaagaaatattttgtaaaatttctaCTTCAAATGCACGTTTTTCAAGCTTTGTTCAATAACGAATTCTGAAcggcaaatctgcatattaaaatgattcctATTCGGTCACTCACCAGAATAGGAACCCAGTAGTAATGGAGACTGGGTCTGGCGCCCTTGAACGCATCCGTATGtcctgagaagaagaagaaagcgaAGATCCCTGGGGAAAAGAGGGAGGGAGAAAAGACACTTtatgcatttcaaaatattaatgttaaaaatattaactttgtCAGTAGTAATTAAAatctaaagctgaaaaaaaaaagtctaaagtaGAATACTTACCCACAAGCCCCACAATAAGGAGCTTTCCAAGGAATAAGATGAAATCTGTGACCTTATCCAAGACTACCACCCTGTGATGAGTGAAAACACCTGTGAAACACTCTTCAGATTCAGCCAGACAACATCAGCTTACAGCCTAGAGCGCGCTTCACTTACTGCACCTTGCCTTCTGAACTTTGTGCAAATGCATGCAGTTTCAGCATCACAATTCATTGTTAGTGTTTCATAACATCAGTTTTATGACACCCACCTAATTACATTTCTCATGAGGAGGAAGAAGGCATCACACGCCGATCGGCAGAAGTTTTTACCATATATGGCCACCTGTGGCAGAAAAGACACGCAAGAGTGCATATAGAGATGCTATTAAgattatacatatacacacacacacacgtgtagaCATCAGTTAAAAGTGAAGATTGCCTCCTTTTTGACActttagtgaatgggtgccgtcagaatgagagtccaaacagctgataaaaacacaattcACAAGTAATCTACACCCCTccaatcaattaatgtcttgaagCTAAACCTTgcatatttgtaataaacaaatccatcaagtaAAATCTGCAGATCAAGCTTAACTCAAGtccaaaacaattccaaacaaacATATCAGTGGATTTCAAATGGGAGACTTTTTCctcccactgaaaaaaaaagctttattatgGATTACAAGATAATTTTGGTCAGACATTTTGATGGATTGTGTGTTAACACCACACAGATTTTCACCTCATAACATGTGAACTGATAGACTagagtggattattgtgaggtttttatcagctgtttggactctcattctgacggcacccattcattgcagaggatccattgatgaacaagtgacataatgctacatttctctaaatctgctctgatgaagaaacaaactaatctccATCTTTGATGGCCGGAAGgggagtacatttttagcaaaccATTCCTTTAAGTTGTAGTGAAAGAAGACGCACCATAATGTAGGCGTTCCTGTTCATGAACTTGATGAACTTCTCCAGGCACCAGAAGCAGCATTTCAGACAGCACATCAAGAACTTGGCAAATTTATTCTCTGCTCCTGTGGGATCAAAAGGCGGCaaaaagttcacaaacagattaTTCTGAACAGTGTGGGATATGGCAGTGGATAACATTCGGCATCATCTCAAAACTGCAGGGTTTAATCACCCTAAATATAATGAAGACCTGCTGAAATGTTTATTAACCTGCTTATTACATGactacttaataaataaaaaggacatTATTGATCCGAGTTAACATTACTTTATTATGTGAGATCTAGGCTGCAGAGTAATCTGAGAGACAAGAAACTAGAATAATTGTGTAGGAAAAAAGTCAAATATGCTTTAACGGTCATTGTATATGCACATCTTTCATAATATATTGCAATGATTACCCAATTAGATCGTTTTTCCAGTGGGTCGAATAATAACTAAGAGTGAATGTTTTACCCTTGAGTTTGTGGTCAATATACTCCAGCAGAACCCTGATAATCTGGACTATGGCAAGGATGAGAGAACCAAACGCCAGAGAGCCCGTGTGATATCTGTGTACACAAAATGCTTTAAAATCTCAACTTAATCGTCCTTAGGACACATGCATAGCGCATTCATCTTTTTCTGAAGTCAAACCTGAGGGATCTGCCCAGAGAGGCAAACAGCGGGAAAGCAGGCATGTCATTGGGTTTACTACGAGCCCAGTAGTAAGATGCAAACGCTCCTGCCAGAGTCATCTGCCCCAGAGCAGTCACAAAGTTTGCACACCAGAAGAACAGGAAGACGTTGTAGAACTGAAGGAAGATCAGGTATTTGTGATATGGCGTTTCCCCACCATAGAAAGCAAACAGGCACTCAGAACGAGGACAGTCTTTCTTCATATCAGAAAGACTGAAGTTCTGGAGGAGTCAAAGAAAGGAGAAATAGGGATCATTCATTTTGAGACTGTACTACATACAAAAAATTGACACCATGATTAAGCATGAATACCTCAGGGATGCAGGTTTCCCTCGAATGTTCACAAACGGTTTCATTGAAAACCTTATAAACCGGTTCACTGGATGTAGAGAGGAAACTGATCAGAGCGATTAAGGACTAGTACTCATAACATATATTGGACCTACACTGGTTTGTTTTAGTGAGTGACTCAGGAGGTGACCTTTTGCCCTTTGACCTTCCATTAGAGTGATTCTAAATTCAGATTAGGGATTGTAAGATGTATTTCctgtataaaaatgcaaacactgaTTAATGTTTCCGCTTCAGTCTTGAGTCAAGGATACACGGCAGTGACGGCCCAGTACGTGATGACTATGGTCAGGAGGAGGAAGGTAAAAATAGGGTAGAACAGCGATGACATCACAAAACCCACGGCCCTGAAATCAGAAAAACAGCACCGAGTGTAAACAAGACTTGTAGGTAAAACAGGTAAAATACCTTTTAACTTTAATAGTAGGCAGAATGCGCATAACGAGATGTTATTGTGGAACGTCTTCACTAATGTTTCACATGGATTCTCAAACACAAACCTGCTGGCCTCCTTCATGAGCTCAACAGCGATCCGAATTCGGTtcctgaggaagatgaggagaatgatgatgatgaactcCAAAATAGCCAAGATGATAACTGCAGAGAGGAACAGGAGTTACTTTTAAAACCCACAGCAAAACCACTTACATTTCTTAGAGGAGTTGTGGGAGAAAGAGAGACTAGCCACAGCAAAATAGTAATAAACTGACAATTTAATGGGTCTACAGAGGTTTGCCCATGCAGCCATCATGCTAAGGGTATTGTAGACTGCTTTTAATGTGAAGCTGTGCATTTGCTAGAGTCTTCTTAGCCCTAGTTAAAAGACAATATTAAGATAATGGCTCGGGTTCCTAGTTTTGAGTAACAGGCTTTAATTCAATATTTAAGGTCTTTTTGTCAACTGATAATCCCAAACATGAGCAGTAGTACTCACTGAAGGCCAGCCAGGTCTGTCTGATGTGCAGGTACACAGAGAAATCAGGCTGGAAGCCCAGCTGCTGTAGAGTGATATTAGCACCAGGTGTGTCCTTCAGACTGACATACTTTACACTGCAGTGGCCAATACCTGTGTAAGGAACAGACACATGATTGAGTTTAACAGATATACTGGACTAGCTGAATGTGCTGAAGAATATAATCCAGGCCATACCATAGGCCACGACAGCGATGACCATGATGATCATGACCCAGACCATGATTCCAGCCAGATAACGCAGAAGAACGATGAAGATCAGACTCAGCACCACAGCAATCAGCAAACAACTGCACGAAGAAACGGATAAGTGTCTGTTAGTTGGTTATAAACTTGAAAGTGTGGGGATTCacatgtaaataataaacaaaaacagcacagatCATGtcgtttcagtttttttttttttttttaaacaacattctaacccaaactgaatcatttaaaacaatgGGTTTAAATGGGTGAATCTAACAGTCTTTTGACATACTCCAATTCTTGTTAAAACCCACAAGACATGCCTATTCTGTGCATTTTTAGCACTTTTTGTCTgaaattatattcattttgaaTGAAACCTGCTTAACACTC comes from Carassius auratus strain Wakin chromosome 3, ASM336829v1, whole genome shotgun sequence and encodes:
- the LOC113050771 gene encoding choline transporter-like protein 2 isoform X1, encoding MEMDMDMDEKPKYGEPKKFDPDFKGPIQNRGCTDIICCILFIVAIVGYLAVGILAWTHGDTRKVIYPTDSMGQFCGQGKLQKQPLLFYFNMMKCASPMVLLEFQCPTPQVCVEACPNRTMTLLTAFAKKTDWEYYKSYCREDPGVKPVPQILQEKLCPAYLISSKPFLQRCFPSLGKKGEVITVGDQETFNDGDKIRDAKDLVAGMKNATIVMEGRQVAMKIFEDYTKSWYWILICLLIAVVLSLIFIVLLRYLAGIMVWVMIIMVIAVVAYGIGHCSVKYVSLKDTPGANITLQQLGFQPDFSVYLHIRQTWLAFIIILAILEFIIIILLIFLRNRIRIAVELMKEASRAVGFVMSSLFYPIFTFLLLTIVITYWAVTAVFLSTSSEPVYKVFNETVCEHSRETCIPENFSLSDMKKDCPRSECLFAFYGGETPYHKYLIFLQFYNVFLFFWCANFVTALGQMTLAGAFASYYWARSKPNDMPAFPLFASLGRSLRYHTGSLAFGSLILAIVQIIRVLLEYIDHKLKGAENKFAKFLMCCLKCCFWCLEKFIKFMNRNAYIMVAIYGKNFCRSACDAFFLLMRNVIRVVVLDKVTDFILFLGKLLIVGLVGIFAFFFFSGHTDAFKGARPSLHYYWVPILTVLVGSYLIAHGFFSVYAMCVDTLFLCFCEDLERNDGTASRPYYMTTELRDILMKDTDAAQTLT
- the LOC113050771 gene encoding choline transporter-like protein 2 isoform X3; translated protein: MEMDMDMDEKPKYGEPKKFDPDFKGPIQNRGCTDIICCILFIVAIVGYLAVGILAWTHGDTRKVIYPTDSMGQFCGQGKLQKQPLLFYFNMMKCASPMVLLEFQCPTPQVCVEACPNRTMTLLTAFAKKTDWEYYKSYCREDPGVKPVPQILQEKLCPAYLISSKPFLQRCFPSLGKKGEVITVGDQETFNDGDKIRDAKDLVAGMKNATIVMEGRQVAMKIFEDYTKSWYWILICLLIAVVLSLIFIVLLRYLAGIMVWVMIIMVIAVVAYGIGHCSVKYVSLKDTPGANITLQQLGFQPDFSVYLHIRQTWLAFIIILAILEFIIIILLIFLRNRIRIAVELMKEASRAVGFVMSSLFYPIFTFLLLTIVITYWAVTAVFLSTSSEPVYKVFNETVCEHSRETCIPENFSLSDMKKDCPRSECLFAFYGGETPYHKYLIFLQFYNVFLFFWCANFVTALGQMTLAGAFASYYWARSKPNDMPAFPLFASLGRSLRYHTGSLAFGSLILAIVQIIRVLLEYIDHKLKGAENKFAKFLMCCLKCCFWCLEKFIKFMNRNAYIMVAIYGKNFCRSACDAFFLLMRNVIRVVVLDKVTDFILFLGKLLIVGLVGIFAFFFFSGHTDAFKGARPSLHYYWVPILTVLVGSYLIAHGFFSVYAMCVDTLFLCFLEDLERNDGSPARPYLMSEKLLNVLKKKNQAN
- the LOC113050771 gene encoding choline transporter-like protein 2 isoform X2 — protein: MPVEEGAYKKNGEPKKFDPDFKGPIQNRGCTDIICCILFIVAIVGYLAVGILAWTHGDTRKVIYPTDSMGQFCGQGKLQKQPLLFYFNMMKCASPMVLLEFQCPTPQVCVEACPNRTMTLLTAFAKKTDWEYYKSYCREDPGVKPVPQILQEKLCPAYLISSKPFLQRCFPSLGKKGEVITVGDQETFNDGDKIRDAKDLVAGMKNATIVMEGRQVAMKIFEDYTKSWYWILICLLIAVVLSLIFIVLLRYLAGIMVWVMIIMVIAVVAYGIGHCSVKYVSLKDTPGANITLQQLGFQPDFSVYLHIRQTWLAFIIILAILEFIIIILLIFLRNRIRIAVELMKEASRAVGFVMSSLFYPIFTFLLLTIVITYWAVTAVFLSTSSEPVYKVFNETVCEHSRETCIPENFSLSDMKKDCPRSECLFAFYGGETPYHKYLIFLQFYNVFLFFWCANFVTALGQMTLAGAFASYYWARSKPNDMPAFPLFASLGRSLRYHTGSLAFGSLILAIVQIIRVLLEYIDHKLKGAENKFAKFLMCCLKCCFWCLEKFIKFMNRNAYIMVAIYGKNFCRSACDAFFLLMRNVIRVVVLDKVTDFILFLGKLLIVGLVGIFAFFFFSGHTDAFKGARPSLHYYWVPILTVLVGSYLIAHGFFSVYAMCVDTLFLCFCEDLERNDGTASRPYYMTTELRDILMKDTDAAQTLT